A window of the Pongo abelii isolate AG06213 chromosome 10, NHGRI_mPonAbe1-v2.0_pri, whole genome shotgun sequence genome harbors these coding sequences:
- the TIMELESS gene encoding protein timeless homolog isoform X3, which produces MDLHMMNCELLATCSALGYLEGDTYHKEPDCLESVKDLIRYLRHEDETRDVRQQLGAAQILQSDLLPILTQHRQDKPLFDAVIRLMVNLTQPALLCFGNLPKEPSFRHHFLQVLTYLQAYKEAFASEKAFGVLSETLYELLQLGWEERQEEDNLLIERILLLVRNILHVPADLDQEKKIDDDASAHDQLLWAIHLSGLDDLLLFLASSSAEQQWSLHVLEIVSLMFRDQNPEQLAGVGQGRLAQERSADVAELEVLRQREMAEKKTRALQRGNRHSQFGGSFIVQGLKSIGERDLIFHKGLHNAARELSIQRRSALNVRLFLRDFCSEFLENCYNRLMGSVKDHLLREKAQQHDETYYMWALAFFMAFNRAASFRPGLVSETLSVRTFHFIEQNLTNYYEMMLTDRKEAASWARRMHLALKAYQELLATVNEMDISPDEAVRESSRIIKNNIFYVMEYRELFLALFRKFDERCQPRSFLRDLVETTHLFLKMLERFCRSRGNLVVQNKRKKRRKKKKKVLDQAIVSGNVPSSPEEVEAVWPALAEQLQCCAQNSELSVDSVVPFDAASEVPVEEQRAEAMVRIQDCLLAGQAPQAVTLLRSAREVWPEGDVFGSQDISPEEEIQLLKQILSAPLPRQQGPEERGAEEEEEEEEEEEEEEEELQVVQVSEKEFNFLDYLKRFACSTVVRAYVLLLRSYQQNSTHTNHCIVKMLHRLAHDLKMEALLFQLSVFCLFNRLLSDPAAGAYKELVTFAKYILGKFFALAAVNQKAFVELLFWKNTAVVREMTEGYGSLDDRSSSRRTPTWSPEEEAHLRELYLAHKDVEGQDVVEAILAHLNTVPRTRKQIIHHLVQMGLADSVKDFQRKGTHIVLWTGDQELELQRLFEEFQDSDDVLGHIMKNITAKRSRARIVDKLLALGLVAERRELYKKRRKKLASSILPNGAECLKDFCQEDLEEEENLPEEDSEEEEEGDSEAEQVQGSLVLSTANLGQSLHQEGFSTPLLWLQNCLIRAADDREEDGCFQAVPLVPLTEENEEAMENEQFQQLLRKLGVRPPASGQETFWRIPAKLSPTQLRRVAASLSQPEEEQKLQPELQPEVPGEQGSDEEHCKEHQAQALRALLLAHKKKAGLASPEEEDAVGKGQLKAAPKKRQLLDSDEEQEEDEGRNRAPELGAPGIQKKKRYQIEDDEDD; this is translated from the exons ATGGACTTGCACATGATGAACTGTGAACTTCTAGCCACATGTAGTGCCCTTGGGTACTTGGAGGGAGACACTTACCACAAGGAACCAGATTGCTTAG AGAGTGTGAAGGATCTGATCCGCTATTTGAGGCATGAGGATGAGACACGAGATGTGCGGCAGCAGCTGGGGGCAGCCCAGATCCTACAGAGTGACCTTCTGCCCATCCTCACCCAGCACCGCCAGGACAAGCCTCTCTTTGATGCTGTTATCAG ACTGATGGTGAACTTGACACAACCAGCCTTGCTCTGTTTTGGCAATCTGCCTAAGGAGCCCAGCTTTCGGCACCATTTTTTGCAGGTGCTAACTTATTTGCAGGCCTACAAAGAG GCCTTTGCTAGTGAGAAGGCTTTTGGAGTCCTCAGTGAAACCTTGTATGAGCTGCTGCAGCTG GGCTGGGAGGAACGGCAGGAGGAAGACAACTTGCTGATTGAGCGGATCCTACTGCTGGTCAGAAATATTCTCCATGTCCCAGCTGACCTTGATCAGGAGAAG AAGATTGATGATGACGCCAGTGCCCATGACCAGCTCCTCTGGGCGATTCACCTCAGCGGCCTGGATGATCTGCTCCTCTTTCTGGCCAGCTCGTCTGCTGAGCAGCAATGGAGCCTACATGTGCTAGAGATTGTCTCCCTTATGTTTCGTGACCAG AACCCCGAGCAGCTGGCAGGAGTAGGGCAGGGACGCTTAGCTCAGGAGCGGAGCGCAGATGTTGCAGAACTGGAGGTGTTGCGCCAGCGAGAGATGGCAGAAAAGAAGACTCGAGCCCTCCAGCGAGGCAACAG GCATTCTCAATTTGGGGGCTCCTTTATTGTCCAGGGGTTGAAATCCATTGGGGAGAGGGACCTCATCTTTCACAAAGGCCTTCACAAC GCCGCCCGAGAGCTGTCCATTCAGCGCCGTTCTGCCCTCAATGTGAGGCTCTTCCTCAGAGACTTCTGCTCTGAGTTCCTGGAGAACTGTTACAACCGGCTCATGGGATCAGTAAAG gaTCACCTGCTTCGGGAGAAAGCTCAGCAGCATGATGAGACCTATTATATGTGGGCCTTGGCTTTCTTCATGGCCTTCAACCGAGCTGCCTCCTTCCGGCCAGGCCTGGTTTCTGAGACCCTCAGTGTCCGTACCTTCCACTTCATTGAGCAGAACCTCACCAACTACTATGAGATGATGCTGACTGACCGCAAGGAAGCTGCCTCCTGGGCACGCCG GATGCATTTGGCTCTGAAGGCCTATCAGGAGCTGCTGGCAACAGTGAATGAGATGGACATATCTCCAGATGAGGCTGTGAGGGAGAGCAGCCGCATCATCAAGA ACAATATTTTCTATGTGATGGAGTACCGAGAACTATTCCTGGCACTTTTTCGAAAGTTTGATGAGAGATGCCAGCCCCGCTCTTTCCTTCGTGACCTGGTGGAGACCACCCACCTCTTCCTCAAAATGTTGGAGCGATTCTGTCGGAGCCGTGGGAACCTGGTGGTGCAG AACAAacgaaagaagagaaggaagaagaagaagaaggtccTAGACCAGGCCATTGTTTCTGGTAATGTCCCATCTAGCCCAGAAGAAGTAGAGGCTGTGTGGCCAGCCCTGGCTGAGCAGCTACAGTGCTGTGCCCAG AATTCTGAGCTCAGCGTGGACTCCGTGGTTCCCTTTGATGCGGCCTCAGAGGTGCCAGTGGAGGAGCAGCGGGCAGAAGCTATGGTACGGATCCAAGACTGTCTCCTGGCTGGCCAGGCCCCACAGGCCGTGACTCTCCTGAGGTCCGCTCG GGAGGTGTGGCCTGAAGGAGACGTATTTGGCTCTCAAGACATTTCTCCAGAGGAAGAGATCCAGTTGCTGAAACAAATCCTCTCTGCTCCACTTCCCC GGCAGCAGGGCCCAGAGGAACGTGgggcagaggaagaagaagaggaggaggaggaggaggaggaggaagaggaggagttgcAAGTGGTCCAGGTGTCGGAGAAAGAATTTAATTTTCTGGACTACCTGAAACG CTTTGCATGTTCAACTGTCGTTCGAGCCTATGTGCTGCTACTACGGAGCTACCAGCAGAATAGTACTCACACTAACCATTGCATTGTGAAGATGCTGCACCGGCTGGCCCATGACCTCAAAATGGAAGCCCTACTCTTTCAGCTGTCAGTCTTCTGCCTCTTCAATCGTCTGCTTAGTGACCCTGCTGCTGGAGCCTACAAA GAGCTAGTGACTTTTGCCAAATACATCCTGGGCAAATTCTTTGCACTGGCTGCAGTCAACCAAAAAGCCTTTGTGGAGCTGTTGTTCTGGAAGAACACAGCTGTGGTTCGAGAGATGACTGAGGGCTATGGCTCCCTGGATGACAG GTCTTCCAGTCGCAGAACACCTACATGGAGCCCCGAAGAAGAGGCTCATCTTCGGGAGCTGTACCTCGCCCATAAGGACGTGGAAG GGCAGGATGTGGTGGAAGCCATCTTGGCCCACCTGAATACTGTTCCTCGAACACGCAAGCAGATCATCCACCATCTGGTACAGATGGGGCTGGCTGACAGTGTCAAGGACTTCCAAAG GAAAGGAACCCATATTGTACTGTGGACGGGGGATCAGGAGTTGGAGCTGCAGCGGCTTTTTGAGGAATTCCAGGACTCAGATG ATGTCCTGGGTCATATCATGAAGAATATCACAGCCAAACGCTCACGGGCCCGAATAGTGGATAAACTCTTGGCTCTGGGACTGGTGGCTGAGCGGCGGGAGCTGTACAAGAAACGGCGGAAAAAGTTGGCATCCTCCATCTTG CCAAATGGAGCGGAGTGCCTGAAAGATTTTTGCCAGGAAgatctggaagaagaggaaaaccTGCCTGAGGAAGACAgcgaagaggaagaagaaggggacTCAGAAGCAGAACAAGTCCAGGGTAGCTTAGTCCTTTCAACTGCAAACCTTGGTCAAAGCCTGCATCAGGAAG GCTTTTCTACCCCACTCCTATGGCTCCAGAACTGTCTGATCCGAGCAGCTGATGATCGGGAAGAGGATG GCTGCTTCCAGGCCGTTCCATTGGTGCCACTCACAGAGGAAAATGAGGAAGCCATGGAAAACGAACAGTTTCAGCAGCTGTTGCGCAAGCTAGGGGTTCGTCCCCCCGCCTCTGGGCAG GAAACCTTCTGGCGAATTCCAGCTAAGCTGAGTCCTACCCAGCTCCGGAGGGTAGCAGCTTCTTTGAGTCAACCAGAGGAGGAACAGAAGCTGCAGCCAGAGCTACAGCCTGAAGTCCCTGGAGAGCAAGGCTCTGATGAGGAGCACTGTAAAGAGCACCAAGCACAAGCCCTGAGGGCCCTCTTGCTAGCCCACAAGAAGAAAGCGGGCCTGGCATCCCCAGAGG AGGAAGACGCTGTTGGTAAAGGGCAGCTGAAGGCAGCACCCAAGAAACGACAATTGCTGGACAGTGACGAGGAACAGGAAGAAGATGAGGGCAGGAACAGAG CACCAGAGTTGGGAGCTCCAGGAATCCAAAAGAAGAAACGATATCAGATTGAGGATGATGAGGATGACTGA
- the TIMELESS gene encoding protein timeless homolog isoform X1 — protein MDLHMMNCELLATCSALGYLEGDTYHKEPDCLESVKDLIRYLRHEDETRDVRQQLGAAQILQSDLLPILTQHRQDKPLFDAVIRLMVNLTQPALLCFGNLPKEPSFRHHFLQVLTYLQAYKEAFASEKAFGVLSETLYELLQLGWEERQEEDNLLIERILLLVRNILHVPADLDQEKKIDDDASAHDQLLWAIHLSGLDDLLLFLASSSAEQQWSLHVLEIVSLMFRDQNPEQLAGVGQGRLAQERSADVAELEVLRQREMAEKKTRALQRGNRHSQFGGSFIVQGLKSIGERDLIFHKGLHNLRNYSSDLGKQLKKVPKRRQAARELSIQRRSALNVRLFLRDFCSEFLENCYNRLMGSVKDHLLREKAQQHDETYYMWALAFFMAFNRAASFRPGLVSETLSVRTFHFIEQNLTNYYEMMLTDRKEAASWARRMHLALKAYQELLATVNEMDISPDEAVRESSRIIKNNIFYVMEYRELFLALFRKFDERCQPRSFLRDLVETTHLFLKMLERFCRSRGNLVVQNKRKKRRKKKKKVLDQAIVSGNVPSSPEEVEAVWPALAEQLQCCAQNSELSVDSVVPFDAASEVPVEEQRAEAMVRIQDCLLAGQAPQAVTLLRSAREVWPEGDVFGSQDISPEEEIQLLKQILSAPLPRQQGPEERGAEEEEEEEEEEEEEEEELQVVQVSEKEFNFLDYLKRFACSTVVRAYVLLLRSYQQNSTHTNHCIVKMLHRLAHDLKMEALLFQLSVFCLFNRLLSDPAAGAYKELVTFAKYILGKFFALAAVNQKAFVELLFWKNTAVVREMTEGYGSLDDRSSSRRTPTWSPEEEAHLRELYLAHKDVEGQDVVEAILAHLNTVPRTRKQIIHHLVQMGLADSVKDFQRKGTHIVLWTGDQELELQRLFEEFQDSDDVLGHIMKNITAKRSRARIVDKLLALGLVAERRELYKKRRKKLASSILPNGAECLKDFCQEDLEEEENLPEEDSEEEEEGDSEAEQVQGSLVLSTANLGQSLHQEGFSTPLLWLQNCLIRAADDREEDGCFQAVPLVPLTEENEEAMENEQFQQLLRKLGVRPPASGQETFWRIPAKLSPTQLRRVAASLSQPEEEQKLQPELQPEVPGEQGSDEEHCKEHQAQALRALLLAHKKKAGLASPEEEDAVGKGQLKAAPKKRQLLDSDEEQEEDEGRNRAPELGAPGIQKKKRYQIEDDEDD, from the exons ATGGACTTGCACATGATGAACTGTGAACTTCTAGCCACATGTAGTGCCCTTGGGTACTTGGAGGGAGACACTTACCACAAGGAACCAGATTGCTTAG AGAGTGTGAAGGATCTGATCCGCTATTTGAGGCATGAGGATGAGACACGAGATGTGCGGCAGCAGCTGGGGGCAGCCCAGATCCTACAGAGTGACCTTCTGCCCATCCTCACCCAGCACCGCCAGGACAAGCCTCTCTTTGATGCTGTTATCAG ACTGATGGTGAACTTGACACAACCAGCCTTGCTCTGTTTTGGCAATCTGCCTAAGGAGCCCAGCTTTCGGCACCATTTTTTGCAGGTGCTAACTTATTTGCAGGCCTACAAAGAG GCCTTTGCTAGTGAGAAGGCTTTTGGAGTCCTCAGTGAAACCTTGTATGAGCTGCTGCAGCTG GGCTGGGAGGAACGGCAGGAGGAAGACAACTTGCTGATTGAGCGGATCCTACTGCTGGTCAGAAATATTCTCCATGTCCCAGCTGACCTTGATCAGGAGAAG AAGATTGATGATGACGCCAGTGCCCATGACCAGCTCCTCTGGGCGATTCACCTCAGCGGCCTGGATGATCTGCTCCTCTTTCTGGCCAGCTCGTCTGCTGAGCAGCAATGGAGCCTACATGTGCTAGAGATTGTCTCCCTTATGTTTCGTGACCAG AACCCCGAGCAGCTGGCAGGAGTAGGGCAGGGACGCTTAGCTCAGGAGCGGAGCGCAGATGTTGCAGAACTGGAGGTGTTGCGCCAGCGAGAGATGGCAGAAAAGAAGACTCGAGCCCTCCAGCGAGGCAACAG GCATTCTCAATTTGGGGGCTCCTTTATTGTCCAGGGGTTGAAATCCATTGGGGAGAGGGACCTCATCTTTCACAAAGGCCTTCACAAC CTACGAAACTACAGTTCAGATTTGGGAAAGCAGCTGAAAAAGGTGCCTAAACGTCGCCAGGCCGCCCGAGAGCTGTCCATTCAGCGCCGTTCTGCCCTCAATGTGAGGCTCTTCCTCAGAGACTTCTGCTCTGAGTTCCTGGAGAACTGTTACAACCGGCTCATGGGATCAGTAAAG gaTCACCTGCTTCGGGAGAAAGCTCAGCAGCATGATGAGACCTATTATATGTGGGCCTTGGCTTTCTTCATGGCCTTCAACCGAGCTGCCTCCTTCCGGCCAGGCCTGGTTTCTGAGACCCTCAGTGTCCGTACCTTCCACTTCATTGAGCAGAACCTCACCAACTACTATGAGATGATGCTGACTGACCGCAAGGAAGCTGCCTCCTGGGCACGCCG GATGCATTTGGCTCTGAAGGCCTATCAGGAGCTGCTGGCAACAGTGAATGAGATGGACATATCTCCAGATGAGGCTGTGAGGGAGAGCAGCCGCATCATCAAGA ACAATATTTTCTATGTGATGGAGTACCGAGAACTATTCCTGGCACTTTTTCGAAAGTTTGATGAGAGATGCCAGCCCCGCTCTTTCCTTCGTGACCTGGTGGAGACCACCCACCTCTTCCTCAAAATGTTGGAGCGATTCTGTCGGAGCCGTGGGAACCTGGTGGTGCAG AACAAacgaaagaagagaaggaagaagaagaagaaggtccTAGACCAGGCCATTGTTTCTGGTAATGTCCCATCTAGCCCAGAAGAAGTAGAGGCTGTGTGGCCAGCCCTGGCTGAGCAGCTACAGTGCTGTGCCCAG AATTCTGAGCTCAGCGTGGACTCCGTGGTTCCCTTTGATGCGGCCTCAGAGGTGCCAGTGGAGGAGCAGCGGGCAGAAGCTATGGTACGGATCCAAGACTGTCTCCTGGCTGGCCAGGCCCCACAGGCCGTGACTCTCCTGAGGTCCGCTCG GGAGGTGTGGCCTGAAGGAGACGTATTTGGCTCTCAAGACATTTCTCCAGAGGAAGAGATCCAGTTGCTGAAACAAATCCTCTCTGCTCCACTTCCCC GGCAGCAGGGCCCAGAGGAACGTGgggcagaggaagaagaagaggaggaggaggaggaggaggaggaagaggaggagttgcAAGTGGTCCAGGTGTCGGAGAAAGAATTTAATTTTCTGGACTACCTGAAACG CTTTGCATGTTCAACTGTCGTTCGAGCCTATGTGCTGCTACTACGGAGCTACCAGCAGAATAGTACTCACACTAACCATTGCATTGTGAAGATGCTGCACCGGCTGGCCCATGACCTCAAAATGGAAGCCCTACTCTTTCAGCTGTCAGTCTTCTGCCTCTTCAATCGTCTGCTTAGTGACCCTGCTGCTGGAGCCTACAAA GAGCTAGTGACTTTTGCCAAATACATCCTGGGCAAATTCTTTGCACTGGCTGCAGTCAACCAAAAAGCCTTTGTGGAGCTGTTGTTCTGGAAGAACACAGCTGTGGTTCGAGAGATGACTGAGGGCTATGGCTCCCTGGATGACAG GTCTTCCAGTCGCAGAACACCTACATGGAGCCCCGAAGAAGAGGCTCATCTTCGGGAGCTGTACCTCGCCCATAAGGACGTGGAAG GGCAGGATGTGGTGGAAGCCATCTTGGCCCACCTGAATACTGTTCCTCGAACACGCAAGCAGATCATCCACCATCTGGTACAGATGGGGCTGGCTGACAGTGTCAAGGACTTCCAAAG GAAAGGAACCCATATTGTACTGTGGACGGGGGATCAGGAGTTGGAGCTGCAGCGGCTTTTTGAGGAATTCCAGGACTCAGATG ATGTCCTGGGTCATATCATGAAGAATATCACAGCCAAACGCTCACGGGCCCGAATAGTGGATAAACTCTTGGCTCTGGGACTGGTGGCTGAGCGGCGGGAGCTGTACAAGAAACGGCGGAAAAAGTTGGCATCCTCCATCTTG CCAAATGGAGCGGAGTGCCTGAAAGATTTTTGCCAGGAAgatctggaagaagaggaaaaccTGCCTGAGGAAGACAgcgaagaggaagaagaaggggacTCAGAAGCAGAACAAGTCCAGGGTAGCTTAGTCCTTTCAACTGCAAACCTTGGTCAAAGCCTGCATCAGGAAG GCTTTTCTACCCCACTCCTATGGCTCCAGAACTGTCTGATCCGAGCAGCTGATGATCGGGAAGAGGATG GCTGCTTCCAGGCCGTTCCATTGGTGCCACTCACAGAGGAAAATGAGGAAGCCATGGAAAACGAACAGTTTCAGCAGCTGTTGCGCAAGCTAGGGGTTCGTCCCCCCGCCTCTGGGCAG GAAACCTTCTGGCGAATTCCAGCTAAGCTGAGTCCTACCCAGCTCCGGAGGGTAGCAGCTTCTTTGAGTCAACCAGAGGAGGAACAGAAGCTGCAGCCAGAGCTACAGCCTGAAGTCCCTGGAGAGCAAGGCTCTGATGAGGAGCACTGTAAAGAGCACCAAGCACAAGCCCTGAGGGCCCTCTTGCTAGCCCACAAGAAGAAAGCGGGCCTGGCATCCCCAGAGG AGGAAGACGCTGTTGGTAAAGGGCAGCTGAAGGCAGCACCCAAGAAACGACAATTGCTGGACAGTGACGAGGAACAGGAAGAAGATGAGGGCAGGAACAGAG CACCAGAGTTGGGAGCTCCAGGAATCCAAAAGAAGAAACGATATCAGATTGAGGATGATGAGGATGACTGA
- the TIMELESS gene encoding protein timeless homolog isoform X2: MDLHMMNCELLATCSALGYLEGDTYHKEPDCLESVKDLIRYLRHEDETRDVRQQLGAAQILQSDLLPILTQHRQDKPLFDAVIRLMVNLTQPALLCFGNLPKEPSFRHHFLQVLTYLQAYKEAFASEKAFGVLSETLYELLQLGWEERQEEDNLLIERILLLVRNILHVPADLDQEKIDDDASAHDQLLWAIHLSGLDDLLLFLASSSAEQQWSLHVLEIVSLMFRDQNPEQLAGVGQGRLAQERSADVAELEVLRQREMAEKKTRALQRGNRHSQFGGSFIVQGLKSIGERDLIFHKGLHNLRNYSSDLGKQLKKVPKRRQAARELSIQRRSALNVRLFLRDFCSEFLENCYNRLMGSVKDHLLREKAQQHDETYYMWALAFFMAFNRAASFRPGLVSETLSVRTFHFIEQNLTNYYEMMLTDRKEAASWARRMHLALKAYQELLATVNEMDISPDEAVRESSRIIKNNIFYVMEYRELFLALFRKFDERCQPRSFLRDLVETTHLFLKMLERFCRSRGNLVVQNKRKKRRKKKKKVLDQAIVSGNVPSSPEEVEAVWPALAEQLQCCAQNSELSVDSVVPFDAASEVPVEEQRAEAMVRIQDCLLAGQAPQAVTLLRSAREVWPEGDVFGSQDISPEEEIQLLKQILSAPLPRQQGPEERGAEEEEEEEEEEEEEEEELQVVQVSEKEFNFLDYLKRFACSTVVRAYVLLLRSYQQNSTHTNHCIVKMLHRLAHDLKMEALLFQLSVFCLFNRLLSDPAAGAYKELVTFAKYILGKFFALAAVNQKAFVELLFWKNTAVVREMTEGYGSLDDRSSSRRTPTWSPEEEAHLRELYLAHKDVEGQDVVEAILAHLNTVPRTRKQIIHHLVQMGLADSVKDFQRKGTHIVLWTGDQELELQRLFEEFQDSDDVLGHIMKNITAKRSRARIVDKLLALGLVAERRELYKKRRKKLASSILPNGAECLKDFCQEDLEEEENLPEEDSEEEEEGDSEAEQVQGSLVLSTANLGQSLHQEGFSTPLLWLQNCLIRAADDREEDGCFQAVPLVPLTEENEEAMENEQFQQLLRKLGVRPPASGQETFWRIPAKLSPTQLRRVAASLSQPEEEQKLQPELQPEVPGEQGSDEEHCKEHQAQALRALLLAHKKKAGLASPEEEDAVGKGQLKAAPKKRQLLDSDEEQEEDEGRNRAPELGAPGIQKKKRYQIEDDEDD; the protein is encoded by the exons ATGGACTTGCACATGATGAACTGTGAACTTCTAGCCACATGTAGTGCCCTTGGGTACTTGGAGGGAGACACTTACCACAAGGAACCAGATTGCTTAG AGAGTGTGAAGGATCTGATCCGCTATTTGAGGCATGAGGATGAGACACGAGATGTGCGGCAGCAGCTGGGGGCAGCCCAGATCCTACAGAGTGACCTTCTGCCCATCCTCACCCAGCACCGCCAGGACAAGCCTCTCTTTGATGCTGTTATCAG ACTGATGGTGAACTTGACACAACCAGCCTTGCTCTGTTTTGGCAATCTGCCTAAGGAGCCCAGCTTTCGGCACCATTTTTTGCAGGTGCTAACTTATTTGCAGGCCTACAAAGAG GCCTTTGCTAGTGAGAAGGCTTTTGGAGTCCTCAGTGAAACCTTGTATGAGCTGCTGCAGCTG GGCTGGGAGGAACGGCAGGAGGAAGACAACTTGCTGATTGAGCGGATCCTACTGCTGGTCAGAAATATTCTCCATGTCCCAGCTGACCTTGATCAGGAGAAG ATTGATGATGACGCCAGTGCCCATGACCAGCTCCTCTGGGCGATTCACCTCAGCGGCCTGGATGATCTGCTCCTCTTTCTGGCCAGCTCGTCTGCTGAGCAGCAATGGAGCCTACATGTGCTAGAGATTGTCTCCCTTATGTTTCGTGACCAG AACCCCGAGCAGCTGGCAGGAGTAGGGCAGGGACGCTTAGCTCAGGAGCGGAGCGCAGATGTTGCAGAACTGGAGGTGTTGCGCCAGCGAGAGATGGCAGAAAAGAAGACTCGAGCCCTCCAGCGAGGCAACAG GCATTCTCAATTTGGGGGCTCCTTTATTGTCCAGGGGTTGAAATCCATTGGGGAGAGGGACCTCATCTTTCACAAAGGCCTTCACAAC CTACGAAACTACAGTTCAGATTTGGGAAAGCAGCTGAAAAAGGTGCCTAAACGTCGCCAGGCCGCCCGAGAGCTGTCCATTCAGCGCCGTTCTGCCCTCAATGTGAGGCTCTTCCTCAGAGACTTCTGCTCTGAGTTCCTGGAGAACTGTTACAACCGGCTCATGGGATCAGTAAAG gaTCACCTGCTTCGGGAGAAAGCTCAGCAGCATGATGAGACCTATTATATGTGGGCCTTGGCTTTCTTCATGGCCTTCAACCGAGCTGCCTCCTTCCGGCCAGGCCTGGTTTCTGAGACCCTCAGTGTCCGTACCTTCCACTTCATTGAGCAGAACCTCACCAACTACTATGAGATGATGCTGACTGACCGCAAGGAAGCTGCCTCCTGGGCACGCCG GATGCATTTGGCTCTGAAGGCCTATCAGGAGCTGCTGGCAACAGTGAATGAGATGGACATATCTCCAGATGAGGCTGTGAGGGAGAGCAGCCGCATCATCAAGA ACAATATTTTCTATGTGATGGAGTACCGAGAACTATTCCTGGCACTTTTTCGAAAGTTTGATGAGAGATGCCAGCCCCGCTCTTTCCTTCGTGACCTGGTGGAGACCACCCACCTCTTCCTCAAAATGTTGGAGCGATTCTGTCGGAGCCGTGGGAACCTGGTGGTGCAG AACAAacgaaagaagagaaggaagaagaagaagaaggtccTAGACCAGGCCATTGTTTCTGGTAATGTCCCATCTAGCCCAGAAGAAGTAGAGGCTGTGTGGCCAGCCCTGGCTGAGCAGCTACAGTGCTGTGCCCAG AATTCTGAGCTCAGCGTGGACTCCGTGGTTCCCTTTGATGCGGCCTCAGAGGTGCCAGTGGAGGAGCAGCGGGCAGAAGCTATGGTACGGATCCAAGACTGTCTCCTGGCTGGCCAGGCCCCACAGGCCGTGACTCTCCTGAGGTCCGCTCG GGAGGTGTGGCCTGAAGGAGACGTATTTGGCTCTCAAGACATTTCTCCAGAGGAAGAGATCCAGTTGCTGAAACAAATCCTCTCTGCTCCACTTCCCC GGCAGCAGGGCCCAGAGGAACGTGgggcagaggaagaagaagaggaggaggaggaggaggaggaggaagaggaggagttgcAAGTGGTCCAGGTGTCGGAGAAAGAATTTAATTTTCTGGACTACCTGAAACG CTTTGCATGTTCAACTGTCGTTCGAGCCTATGTGCTGCTACTACGGAGCTACCAGCAGAATAGTACTCACACTAACCATTGCATTGTGAAGATGCTGCACCGGCTGGCCCATGACCTCAAAATGGAAGCCCTACTCTTTCAGCTGTCAGTCTTCTGCCTCTTCAATCGTCTGCTTAGTGACCCTGCTGCTGGAGCCTACAAA GAGCTAGTGACTTTTGCCAAATACATCCTGGGCAAATTCTTTGCACTGGCTGCAGTCAACCAAAAAGCCTTTGTGGAGCTGTTGTTCTGGAAGAACACAGCTGTGGTTCGAGAGATGACTGAGGGCTATGGCTCCCTGGATGACAG GTCTTCCAGTCGCAGAACACCTACATGGAGCCCCGAAGAAGAGGCTCATCTTCGGGAGCTGTACCTCGCCCATAAGGACGTGGAAG GGCAGGATGTGGTGGAAGCCATCTTGGCCCACCTGAATACTGTTCCTCGAACACGCAAGCAGATCATCCACCATCTGGTACAGATGGGGCTGGCTGACAGTGTCAAGGACTTCCAAAG GAAAGGAACCCATATTGTACTGTGGACGGGGGATCAGGAGTTGGAGCTGCAGCGGCTTTTTGAGGAATTCCAGGACTCAGATG ATGTCCTGGGTCATATCATGAAGAATATCACAGCCAAACGCTCACGGGCCCGAATAGTGGATAAACTCTTGGCTCTGGGACTGGTGGCTGAGCGGCGGGAGCTGTACAAGAAACGGCGGAAAAAGTTGGCATCCTCCATCTTG CCAAATGGAGCGGAGTGCCTGAAAGATTTTTGCCAGGAAgatctggaagaagaggaaaaccTGCCTGAGGAAGACAgcgaagaggaagaagaaggggacTCAGAAGCAGAACAAGTCCAGGGTAGCTTAGTCCTTTCAACTGCAAACCTTGGTCAAAGCCTGCATCAGGAAG GCTTTTCTACCCCACTCCTATGGCTCCAGAACTGTCTGATCCGAGCAGCTGATGATCGGGAAGAGGATG GCTGCTTCCAGGCCGTTCCATTGGTGCCACTCACAGAGGAAAATGAGGAAGCCATGGAAAACGAACAGTTTCAGCAGCTGTTGCGCAAGCTAGGGGTTCGTCCCCCCGCCTCTGGGCAG GAAACCTTCTGGCGAATTCCAGCTAAGCTGAGTCCTACCCAGCTCCGGAGGGTAGCAGCTTCTTTGAGTCAACCAGAGGAGGAACAGAAGCTGCAGCCAGAGCTACAGCCTGAAGTCCCTGGAGAGCAAGGCTCTGATGAGGAGCACTGTAAAGAGCACCAAGCACAAGCCCTGAGGGCCCTCTTGCTAGCCCACAAGAAGAAAGCGGGCCTGGCATCCCCAGAGG AGGAAGACGCTGTTGGTAAAGGGCAGCTGAAGGCAGCACCCAAGAAACGACAATTGCTGGACAGTGACGAGGAACAGGAAGAAGATGAGGGCAGGAACAGAG CACCAGAGTTGGGAGCTCCAGGAATCCAAAAGAAGAAACGATATCAGATTGAGGATGATGAGGATGACTGA